In Salvelinus alpinus chromosome 30, SLU_Salpinus.1, whole genome shotgun sequence, a single genomic region encodes these proteins:
- the LOC139559969 gene encoding regulator of G-protein signaling 21-like, with product MDMCCETASEDLDKTKRLLHVPWKSRLHNFLNSPSPHSKKKMRRQSVNEAKQWGQSLEKLLNHKCGQVAFRVFLKSEFCEENLEFWLACEDFKSITSSEKLAWKATSIYEEFIQSDSPMEVNVDYHTRDTIAQSLHKPTPSCFDGAQRKVCSLMENDAYPRFIQSDYYKDLCAGGRGLGKHTRT from the exons atgGATATGTGCTGTGAGACGGCCTCGGAAGACCTTGACAAGACCAAAAGGCTTTT GCATGTACCCTGGAAATCGAGACTCCACAACTTCCTCAATAGTCCCTCACCTCACTCAAAGAAGAAAATGCGCAG ACAATCTGTTAATGAAGCGAAACAGTGGGGACAATCCTTAGAGAAACTACTCAATCATAAAT GTGGCCAAGTGGCATTTCGGGTCTTCCTGAAGTCTGAGTTCTGTGAGGAGAATCTGGAGTTTTGGCTTGCCTGTGAAGATTTCAAGTCCATCACCAGTTCAGAGAAGCTTGCCTGGAAAGCTACTAGCATTTATGAAGAATTCATCCAAAGTGACTCCCctatggag GTCAACGTCGATTACCACACAAGAGACACCATTGCTCAGAGTCTCCACAAGCCAACGCCATCTTGTTTTGACGGTGCCCAGAGGAAGGTCTGTAGCCTTATGGAGAACGATGCGTATCCTCGATTCATTCAGTCTGACTACTACAAGGACCTGTGTGCTGGTGGCAGGGGCTTAGGAAAACATACAAGAACTTGA